One window from the genome of Cryptomeria japonica chromosome 6, Sugi_1.0, whole genome shotgun sequence encodes:
- the LOC131044308 gene encoding extensin, with product MASKYATILLCIFCFTRLAKESSAQQPNNVVVKGRVFCDTCGQRQLTDTNTHVIAGAVVAVECNMKRKLKTGSISVEGKTGENGEFRVELNPSVVHSKCGVRLVSSPQQSCNMPSIATASHITLASNNNGVLTYNSPPLAFRPSSYCKPSYAESKQTLAPPLLLQAPPLTLPIQAPPLPIQAPPLTLPIQAPPLPLLPPTPPLPNLPFPPLPFSVPFPPVAFPTLPAPPPMK from the exons ATGGCTTCCAAATACGCAACAATTCTGTTGTGCATCTTCTGCTTCACCCGTTTGGCCAAGGAAAGCTCTGCTCAACAGCCAAACAATGTTGTGGTGAAGGGAAGAGTCTTTTGCGACACATGTGGCCAACGTCAATTGACAGACACAAATACTCATGTTATTGCTG GAGCTGTGGTTGCAGTGGAGTGCAACATGAAGAGGAAGCTGAAAACGGGCAGCATTTCAGTTGAAGGAAAAACAGGGGAGAATGGAGAGTTCAGGGTGGAGTTAAACCcctcagttgttcattccaaatgtGGGGTACGCCTTGTGAGCAGTCCACAACAGTCCTGCAACATGCCCTCCATTGCCACAGCATCTCACATCACCTTGGCCTCAAACAACAATGGAGTTTTAACTTACAACTCTCCTCCCTTAGCCTTTCGCCCTTCTTCCTATTGCAAACCCAGTTATGCAGAATCAAAGCAGACTTTAGCTCCACCACTGCTACTACAAGCTCCTCCTCTTACTCTTCCTATACAAGCTCCTCCTCTTCCTATACAAGCTCCTCCTCTTACTCTTCCTATACAagctcctcctcttcctcttcttccaccTACTCCACCCCTGCCAAACTTGCCATTTCCTCCTCTACCATTTTCAGTCCCCTTCCCTCCCGTAGCCTTTCCCACCCTGCCTGCACCTCCTCCAATGAAGTAG